The Culex pipiens pallens isolate TS chromosome 2, TS_CPP_V2, whole genome shotgun sequence DNA window TAGCAGTTCCTGGTTTTATTTTAGTGAAGTTCcttaaaataacattattttgacttactgaaattaaataatcagtcaaaaaacgATTGGATTGTCAAttcatgaaaaagaaaaaagttttcttgtgaaaatgtgattaaaaaaatgactttcgCCGTCCATGATGCAGTGTTGAATTGTAAAAGATTGGTTAGAATTTAATTCATCTCAAGCTTTTACATTTTTCAGATGTATGGGAACATTCATGATCAATTCATGATCATGTCAACTATAGTAATAGGGGCAGATGGACAGAATGATCCACCCTCGGTTTTGAGCTGGAGTGATTCCAATCACTCTTCAGCGAAATGGCTTGTTATCTAAGGCGTCCATTTTGCCCTCAGTCTGCAAAAATGCTATGGTTGTCTTTGTCTAACAATAAATCTAAAACAAAtctagtgtttttttgaaaaggtcctataagctattgtgtttcatatgtttatagaacctgatcaaaaaaagtctagaaatgtaaaacatcgacttctgaccactGTTCAGTCACAAAGCTGGGGTGGCCGAAATAGTTAAGTCATTGAGATAGTCTGCTAGAAGTCTCTGGTTTGATTACCGTAGTCGACacctgttgttttttttgttttagacgGGTGAACTTGTTTTTGGAAATGAACTCGAGAGCATAATTCTCTCGATCATTTCGAGCTTTATTCTCtgtccgtaaatggtaccatAATTCTGTCTTTTCGAGGCCATGGTTCTCTCGGACGATTGCTGCCCCGACTGGGCGAATGCACCAGCAGCGCTCGCCATGTTAGAATACAGATCTCGAGTGGATTGAGAGGAAACGTTACCTCGCAGGATGCTCGAATTTCATTTTTGTGATTTCTATGTTCACCGGTTCAGACACAATGAAACTCATGACTCCCTCATTCTGCTTTCCAGAAACCAGGAAATCCGCGATGCCATCCTGTCGCTGGTGCACTCGTACAACCTGCTGGACAACAAGCTGGAGCGGCACGAGCAGCGCGAGCGCTCCCTCGGCGAACAGGTCAAAAAGGGGCTGATCACGCTGCAGAAGAACCAACGGATATTTGAACCGCTAAAGGGCACCATCACGCGGCTGGAGGAACGCGTCGGCAGCATCGAAACGGCTCTGCTTAGCGTGAGTTTGGGGAGGGGGATTGGGGGGAGAATGAGGTTTTGATGGTCGGTTTCGGTTACAGCAAGACGAGAAGAACACCATGCAGCAGATGAAGCTGAGCGAAACGCTCGAGGGCGTGCTGAGCTGGTTGACGGAGAATGCGCACACGCTGGAGGCTAGAGCGAGACCGGCCGATGAAGACGGAAGCTTGGCTGCCAAGATTGAGGAATTGACGGTAGGGTTGAATGATCGTGGTTTATCTCGACTTGTGATaatgatttttgacgttttcagCACGTGAGTCGCGATCTGATCAACCACGTGGAGAAGCTCACCAAGCGTGAGTTTGGTTCATCGGACGAGATCGTCGGTAAGATCGAAGAGCGGCTTTCGTCGTACTACAACAATCCGGTGGTGATCCCCGCCAACACTGACTTTGAGGAGAAGGTCATCAAGAAGCTGGACTCGATCGAGAACATTGCTCAGGAGACGCGAACGACTGCGGTGGCTGCTCCAGCGGCCGGGTCAACGCTCGATAAGGAGTTCGTCCATGGACTGGTCAACGAAACGCTAGAAGCCATCGAGGATATGCGACTGGAAGTGTTGACGGCTTCCGATAAGAGCTTCTCAAAGACGGCGACCCGCATCAAGGAGAACAACGAAGGGCTGCAGGCTTCGGTCAACGAGATCTTGAAGACGCTATCGGAGGAGATTGTCGACTCGGAAGCATTCTTCTCTGCCACCAAGAAGGACATTGGTTCACTGAAGGATGAGATTGCTGCACTGAGCCGGCTGGAGAAATTCCTGCTGCAGACGGGTGAAAATGTGCTGGACGCCAAACGTGGCATCGATTACGGCATCCACCAAATTCTGCGCGAAGTTACCGACGTAGTCAAGGCCAACTCCAAGGAGCTCAACTCAACGGTTACGAAGCGTTTCGACGAAATCGGTGCCACAATCCTGGACAACCACAACGGAGCACTGAGCAACCTTAGCTCAAAGATCGAAACGGAAATCAGCCAGGTTTGGCGCCAGATCGGCATCATGTACCAGGAGATCTCTTCCAGCAAGCAAGCCCTGGATAGGCTGCAGCAACAGACGGAATCGTACGTCAACGGCACTCTGACTACGATGGACAGTATGGAAGGAAAGGTAAGACCGCACTACATCATACAAATGCCCAAACCCTCACCAATTTCTCCCTATTCCAGGTCTCCCTGATTACCGGTCGCATGTCCGAGGTGGACTCCAACCTGAACTACCTTCTCGGTCGTCTTTCGCTGGTGACGCAAGAGTTCAACATGATCAAGGTGGGTCTGGGCAAAGCACTAGACGAGATAAAGAGTAGCTTCAAGGAGGTGGAGAACCAGGTCAAAGGTCCCGGCCCGCACAGGATCTCCTCGGAAGAGGTTGACGACGGGGTGAACCAGGAAGCGTAGAGGGCCGTAGCTTGGAGCTGAACGAATGAATTTACTTTCTCTATCGCCGTCGAAGGTGCGAACGCGCGCGCCGTTGAACCAAAGAAGAGCATTAGAGGTGTTGGCGCTTGCGAGGCGGTGGTAGAAGTTTGTGTGCTTAAATATTTAAGTGGTGAAATACTTATagacttttttcagttttgaagATAATTGGGGAGAAGTATAAGGTTTTTGATAACGATATCATTTATGTATACTTCCTTCCTTTTGAACTAAGCTTTTATTATGCCAATTCATGTAATTATTAATGACAAATAAAGTATTCGAAAAAGAGAACTTATTTTTATATGTCATGTCCCATATGATAAGAGGAGGATGAGATGCGGTTCGCTTCTtctacatattgcatgcaatatcTGGATTGTATGCAAGTGTGACAAGCTGCcctaatttttcatacaaaatttagagaaaaactaTTCGGCcctgtttaaataattttgaaaaaatcaaggtgaACGTGTTTCTGGGGCCTGCGTAGCCATttttgtagtgttttttttgctatgTTCAATGAAACTGTGAATGCTGTAAAAATAAGTGGATAAAAAACAGAATAATTTATCGCGCAATAGCAAGAGCGAAACCTATTGAAACTCAAAAACGAACATTACAGTAGTTCTTGTACATTTGATACGAAAAGGATTTGGTCCTATTTTAATCCAATTCGCTATTTTATAAAAGCTTTTTGGAAAAGCCAACTATTATTTGGCTGTTTATTTCATGAGTTTTGTTGGTAACACTTTGTAGAAACTGTTATCAAATGTGATAGGAGAGAAATTTAAATTCGAATTTTACTTTTtacgtgtttttgaaaccgcctttttatgtattttatgaaaatatcaaaattccatCCATTGAAACTCCCATCGAAAAGAAAATTGGCTCATGTCAATCCACATTTAAGGTGAGATTTTccctttaattaaatttcaaccAAGGAAGTGAAGTTAcctctttaaaatttaaattttacaaaaaatgcaaactgttTTGtatttgtcagaaaaaaaatctttaccaATTCAGACAGCAGTTTCCTATAGTCATAACCCCTCCTCGAATTGCGTAAATATTTGTTCTTGAGGGTAATTTTGATCtatgatcacgaattcgaggtcaaTTTTCGATATATCGGGACGGAGCTTCCTCCCTCCTTCCGATCCcttgtattttttaacattttaagaaaTACGTGTTTTCAAGAATGTGCGAACTGGAATGGTGATGATATGGTGTCAAAGGgtgtaaaagtttcaaaaaaaaaaactattatttaaatttacaaaaatttcttTTACCCTCTGTCATTTGTCgttctaaactaaaaaaataaaaactaaaagcaTGCTGAACATTAGAAAAGgtctaaaaatagaaaattttcctaatttcaaagtttaagccagatgtaaaatttttgaaatattttcattgaaaagatcagaaaaaatcgcaaaagtttcatttcttaacattgaaaatcggaccaacagctcagttgaaaattacaggctaatcaGATGACACTTGGAGAATTtgttttcatcaattcgaattctttgtgatgCTGTATTTGAGAAATATAACTTGTAGGAAATATTCTTAGCTCTGGAATGGAAATGGAAA harbors:
- the LOC120424099 gene encoding uncharacterized protein LOC120424099 → MAAKSSLFLLAIVSAMASLVLAQQKVDVTNQEIRDAILSLVHSYNLLDNKLERHEQRERSLGEQVKKGLITLQKNQRIFEPLKGTITRLEERVGSIETALLSQDEKNTMQQMKLSETLEGVLSWLTENAHTLEARARPADEDGSLAAKIEELTHVSRDLINHVEKLTKREFGSSDEIVGKIEERLSSYYNNPVVIPANTDFEEKVIKKLDSIENIAQETRTTAVAAPAAGSTLDKEFVHGLVNETLEAIEDMRLEVLTASDKSFSKTATRIKENNEGLQASVNEILKTLSEEIVDSEAFFSATKKDIGSLKDEIAALSRLEKFLLQTGENVLDAKRGIDYGIHQILREVTDVVKANSKELNSTVTKRFDEIGATILDNHNGALSNLSSKIETEISQVWRQIGIMYQEISSSKQALDRLQQQTESYVNGTLTTMDSMEGKVSLITGRMSEVDSNLNYLLGRLSLVTQEFNMIKVGLGKALDEIKSSFKEVENQVKGPGPHRISSEEVDDGVNQEA